The following coding sequences are from one Acomys russatus chromosome 16, mAcoRus1.1, whole genome shotgun sequence window:
- the Plcd3 gene encoding 1-phosphatidylinositol 4,5-bisphosphate phosphodiesterase delta-3 has translation MLCDCWRRSCRSPEEPRVSAQVTAPLAFPPSPASSDSGTKRPGLRALKKMGLTEDEDVQAMLRGSRLLKIRSRTWHKERLYRLQEDGLSVWFQRRIPRAASQHIFFVQHIEAVREGHQSEGLRRFGGAYAPARCLTIAFKGRRKNLDLAAPTAEEAQRWVRGLAKLRARLDAMSQRERLDHWIHSYMHRADSDQDSKMSFKEIKSLLRMVNVDMNDMYAYRLFKECDHSNNECLEGAEIEAFLRRLLKRPELEDIFRRYSGEDQVLSASELLEFLEDQGEDGATLACAQQLIRAYELNETAKQHELMTLDGFMMYLLSPEGAALNVAHTCVFQDMDQPLAHYFISSSHNTYLTDYQVGGTSSTEAYIRAFAQGCRCVELDCWEGPGGEPIIYHGHTLTSKILFRDVIQAVRDHAFTSSPYPVILSLENHCGLEQQAVMAHHLRSILGDMLVTQALDSQNPEELPSPEKLKGRVLVKGKKLPAARSEDGRLLSDREDDEEDEEEAEEALEAAEQKKRGAKQISPELSALAVYCCATRLRTLNPGSLPPQPCKVGSLSERRARKFTREAGTSFVRHNTRQLTRVYPLGLRMNSANYNPQEMWNSGCQLVALNFQTPGYEMDLNTGRFLINGQCGYVLKPACLRQLHTTFDPECPGPPRTTLTVQVLTAQQLPKLNAEKPSSIVDPLVRVEIYGVPADCAHKETDYVLNNGFNPSWEQTLQFQLRAPELALVRFVVEDYDATSPNDFVGQFTLPLNSLKQGYRHIHLLSKDGASLSPATLFVHIRIQNP, from the exons GTCTGACAGAGGATGAGGATGTCCAAGCCATGCTGCGTGGCTCCCGGCTCCTCAAGATCCGCTCCCGCACGTGGCACAAGGAGCGGCTGTACCGGCTGCAGGAGGACGGCCTGAGCGTGTGGTTCCAGAGGCGCATCCCGCGCGCGGCTTCGCAGCACATCT TCTTTGTGCAGCATATCGAAGCTGTCCGGGAGGGCCATCAGTCGGAGGGCCTGCGGCGCTTCGGGGGCGCCTACGCGCCTGCACGCTGTCTCACCATCGCCTTCAAGGGTCGCCGCAAGAACCTGGACCTGGCTGCGCCCACTGCGGAGGAGGCGCAGCGTTGGGTGCGAGGGCTGGCCAAGCTGCGGGCGCGCCTGGATGCCATGAGCCAGAGAGAGCGGCTAGACCA CTGGATCCATTCCTATATGCACCGGGCCGACTCGGACCAGGACAGTAAGATGAGCTTCAAGGAGATCAAGAGCCTGCTTAGGATGGTCAACGTGGACATGAACGACATGTATGCCTACCGCCTCTTCAAG GAGTGCGACCATTCCAACAATGAGTGCCTGGAGGGGGCTGAGATTGAGGCGTTCCTACGGAGGCTGCTGAAACGGCCTGAGCTGGAGGATATCTTCCGCCGCTACTCGGGCGAGGACCAGGTGCTGAGTGCCTCTGAGCTGCTGGAGTTCTTGGAAGACCAGGGCGAGGATGGTGCCACCCTGGCCTGTGCCCAGCAGCTTATCCGGGCCTATGAGCTTAACGAGACAG CCAAGCAGCACGAGTTGATGACGCTGGACGGCTTCATGATGTATCTGTTGTCGCCCGAGGGGGCCGCCCTGAACGTGGCTCACACGTGTGTGTTCCAGGACATGGACCAGCCCCTGGCTCACTACTTCATCTCGTCCTCTCACAATACCTACCTGACTGACTATCAGGTGGGAGGGACCAGCAGCACAGAGGCCTACATTAG GGCCTTTGCCCAGGGATGCCGCTGTGTGGAACTTGACTGCTGGGAGGGGCCGGGAGGGGAGCCCATTATCTACCACGGCCACACACTCACCTCCAAGATCCTCTTTCGAGATGTGATCCAAGCCGTGCGTGACCACGCTTTCACG TCGTCCCCGTACCCTGTCATCCTATCCCTTGAGAACCACTGTGGGCTGGAACAGCAGGCTGTCATGGCCCACCACCTTCGAAGCATCCTGGGAGACATGCTGGTGACACAGGCCTTGGACTCCCAGAACCCTGAGGAACTGCCTTCTCCTGAG AAGCTGAAGGGCCGCGTCTTGGTGAAAGGGAAGAAACTGCCAGCTGCTCGCAGTGAGGATGGCCGACTATTATCGGACAGGGAGGATGACGAGGAGGacgaagaggaagcagaagaggcaTTAGAGGCCGCAGAGCAGAAGAAGCGAGGA GCCAAGCAGATCTCCCCGGAGCTCTCAGCGTTGGCTGTGTATTGCTGTGCCACCCGCCTGCGGACCCTGAACCCCGGTTCTTTGCCGCCTCAGCCTTGCAAGGTTGGCTCTCTCAGTGAGCGCAGGGCCAGGAAGTTCACCAGGGAGGCAG GGACCAGCTTTGTCAGGCACAACACTCGGCAACTGACCCGAGTGTACCCGCTCGGGCTGCGGATGAACTCGGCCAACTATAATCCCCAGGAGATGTGGAACTCAGGCTGCCAGCTGG TGGCTCTGAACTTTCAGACTCCCGGCTACGAGATGGACCTCAACACCGGGCGCTTCCTCATAAACGGGCAGTGTGGCTATGTCCTGAAACCTGCTTGCCTGAGGCAACTCCACACGACCTTTGACCCCGAGTGCCCTGGACCCCCCAGAACGACTCTGACAGTCCAG gTGCTAACGGCCCAGCAGCTGCCCAAGCTGAACGCAGAGAAGCCCAGTTCTATTGTGGATCCTCTGGTGCGAGTGGAGATCTATGGGGTGCCCGCAGACTGTGCCCACAAGGAGACAGACTATGTGCTCAACAATG GCTTCAATCCCTCCTGGGAGCAGACCCTGCAGTTCCAACTGCGGGCCCCAGAGCTGGCACTGGTCAGGTTCGTGGTAGAGGACTATGATGCCACCTCCCCTAATGATTTCGTGGGACAGTTTACGCTGCCTCTTAACAGCCTGAAGCAAG GGTACCGCCACATCCACCTGCTCTCCAAGGATGGAGCCTCGCTGTCCCCAGCCACGCTCTTTGTTCACATCCGCATCCAGAACCCTTGA